A window from Mus caroli chromosome 2, CAROLI_EIJ_v1.1, whole genome shotgun sequence encodes these proteins:
- the Bcl2l11 gene encoding bcl-2-like protein 11 isoform X1: MIPAAAGAARARGAARETFGSPAERGGGRTGRRGALEPRTRLCFPCLLGGDVQGSFDRRNTPRLEGKGRTKKDQMAKQPSDVSSECDREGGQLQPAERPPQLRPGAPTSLQTEQQDRSPAPMSCDKSTQTPSPPCQAFNHYLSAMASIRQSQEEPEDLRPEIRIAQELRRIGDEFNETYTRRVFANDYQEAEGHPQMVILQLLRFIFRLVWRRH, from the exons ATGATCCCGGCGGCGGCCGGTGCTGCGCGGGCCAGAGGCGCGGCGCGCGAAACCTTCGGCTCCCCGGCGGAGCGTGGCGGAGGGCGGACGGGCAGGCGCGGGGCCCTGGAGCCCAGGACCCGGCTTTGTTTCCCTTGCCTCCTCGGTGGCGACGTGCAGGGGTCGTTCGATCGGCGCAACACGCCGCGCTTGGAAGGGAAGGGGCGGAC AAAAAAAGACCAAATGGCCAAGCAACCTTCTGATGTAAGTTCTGAGTGTGACAGAGAAGGCGGACAATTGCAGCCCGCTGAGAGGCCTCCCCAGCTCAGGCCTGGGGCCCCTACCTCCCTACAGACAGAACAGCAAG ACAGGAGCCCGGCACCCATGAGTTGTGACAAGTCAACACAAACCCCAAGTCCTCCTTGCCAGGCCTTCAACCACTATCTCAGTGCAATGG CTTCCATAAGGCAGTCTCAGGAGGAACCTGAAGATCTGCGCCCGGAGATACGGATTGCACAGGAGCTGCGGCGGATCGGAGATGAGTTTAACGAAACTTACACAAGGAGG GTGTTTGCAAACGATTACCAAGAGGCTGAAGGCCACCCTCAAATGGTTATCTTACAACTGTTACGCTTCATCTTCCGGCTGGTATGGAGAAGGCACTGA
- the Bcl2l11 gene encoding bcl-2-like protein 11 isoform X2: MAKQPSDVSSECDREGGQLQPAERPPQLRPGAPTSLQTEQQGNPDGEGDRCPHGSPQGPLAPPASPGPFATRSPLFIFVRRSSLLSRSSSGYFSFDTDRSPAPMSCDKSTQTPSPPCQAFNHYLSAMASIRQSQEEPEDLRPEIRIAQELRRIGDEFNETYTRRVFANDYQEAEGHPQMVILQLLRFIFRLVWRRH, from the exons ATGGCCAAGCAACCTTCTGATGTAAGTTCTGAGTGTGACAGAGAAGGCGGACAATTGCAGCCCGCTGAGAGGCCTCCCCAGCTCAGGCCTGGGGCCCCTACCTCCCTACAGACAGAACAGCAAGGTAATCCCGACGGCGAAGGGGACCGCTGCCCCCACGGCAGCCCTCAGGGCCCGCTGGCCCCACCGGCCAGCCCTGGCCCTTTTGCTACCAGATCCCCACTTTTCATCTTTGTGAGAAGATCTTCTCTGCTGTCCCGGTCCTCCAGTGGGTATTTCTCTTTTGACACAGACAGGAGCCCGGCACCCATGAGTTGTGACAAGTCAACACAAACCCCAAGTCCTCCTTGCCAGGCCTTCAACCACTATCTCAGTGCAATGG CTTCCATAAGGCAGTCTCAGGAGGAACCTGAAGATCTGCGCCCGGAGATACGGATTGCACAGGAGCTGCGGCGGATCGGAGATGAGTTTAACGAAACTTACACAAGGAGG GTGTTTGCAAACGATTACCAAGAGGCTGAAGGCCACCCTCAAATGGTTATCTTACAACTGTTACGCTTCATCTTCCGGCTGGTATGGAGAAGGCACTGA